The genome window ATGGGGCGCATGCAGGAAGTCACGAAGGCTGGTCGAACGATTATCTTTGTCAGCCATAATATGACTGCGATCAGCAGCATCTGCCCGAAATCGATTCTGATGGCCGACGGCAAAGTCGCTGCGATGGGCGATACCGCAGATGTGATAAAAGCCTACCTCGACCGCCCGGAATTCGGGGGCGCGGCTGTCTACTCGGTCAATCCCGAGGACGTCGACGGAAAGGCAGTGATATGCCGTGTCGCGGTATTGAACGAGAAGGACGAGGTTTCGGGAACGGTGGAACTGTCGAAGGGCTTCTCCGTCGAGGTCGAATACGAATTGAGGGAGCCGCTTTCCGGCCTCTCGGTCGGGATGCAGATCAAGATGGAGGACGGCTACACCACGCTCGTCAGCCTTTCCGATCCCGAACTCGACGTCGGGCGCCTCGACGCCCGACCAGCCGGCTATTATCGAGCCCGCGTCAAATTTCCCGGATGTCTTCTCAACACGGGCACGTTCTACGTGCGGCTGGGGATATCGAGCCGATTCTCGATATATTCCGTCGCCGAGGGTATCCGCTTCGACGTGGAGGACAATGTGGGAATCATCCAGATGCTGGGTCAGCAACGGAAGCCGTCGATTTCGGCGATACAGTTGCCTTGGGAGGTTGAGAAGGTCTTCCTGCGCGATGCTGAGGGTGTTTTGAAATGAAGAAAGCGCTTGTCACCGGGGCAGACGGGTTCATCGGCTCTCATCTTGTCGAGACACTGGTTAGATCGGGCGTCGAAGTTCGCGCGCTCTGCCAGTACAATTCGTTTTCCAGCTGGGGTTGGCTGGACCAATCCGAACATCGCGGCCAGTTCGAGGTGATCCTCGGAGACGTCCGCGATCCCTCGCAAATGCGCGCCGTCGCTAAAGGCGTGGATACGGTTTTCCATCTCGCCGCTCTGATCGCCATTCCCTACTCCTATCAGGCCCCATCAAGCTATATCGATACCAATGTGCACGGGACGCTGAACGTTCTTCAAGGTGCTCTCGACGCCGGTGTCGGAAGGGTGATCCAGACCTCGACGAGCGAAGTCTACGGCACGGCGCGTTTTGTGCCCATCAGCGAAAGCCATCCCCTGCAGGCACAATCGCCCTATTCGGCTTCCAAAATCGGCGCCGATGCGATCGCCTACAGCTATCATTCGAGCTTTGATCTGCCGGTGACGGTTGCCCGGCCATTCAACACGTTCGGGCCGAGACAATCGGCAAGGGCGGTTATTCCGACCGTGATCTCGCAGCTTCTGAGCGGCCGAAGGACCCTGAAGCTTGGTGCGCTCTCTCCCACGCGGGATTTCAATTTCGTGCAGGATACGTGCGACGGCTTTCTGGCGCTCGCGGCCTGCGACCAAGCCGTCGGCCAGACCGTCAATATCGGCTCCGGCGGCGAGATATCGATCGGCGATACCGTTCAGCTCATCGCCGACATCATCGGTGTCGACATAGAGATCGAATGCGACGAACAGCGTTTGCGTCCTGCAAATAGCGAAGTGGAACGTTTGTGCTGCGACAACAGCCTGATCAAGTCTCTGACAGGATTTTCGCCGCGTTACAGCTTGGAAGATGGTCTGAAGGCAACGATCGACTGGCTGCGTCAGCCGCAGAATCTGGCGAGATACAAGGCGGATATCTTCAATGTCTAGGCGCGCAGTCATTCTGGCGGGCGGAATGGGTACGCGGTTGCGGCCCTATACTGTCGTGCTTCCAAAGCCTCTGATGCCGATCGGCGACTATCCAATTCTTGAGGTGATCATTCGTCAGCTGATATCAGGCGGATTTCAGCATATAACACTTGCCGTCAACCACCAGGCCGAGCTGATCAAGGCTTTTTTCCAGGATGGCGACAAATGGGGCGTACGCATCGACTATTCGCTCGAGGACGAGCCTCTTGGCACCATGGGGCCGTTGCGGCTGATAAAGGATCTGCCGGAGAATTTCCTGGTGATGAACGGCGACATCCTGACGGATCTGAACTATGCCGATTTTCATGATGCTCATGTCCGCGACGGGAATATATTCACGATCTCGTCCAAGACGCGTCAGCATCGCATAGACTATGGCGTTCTAGACACCAGCGAGGCCGGGCTGCTGACCGGTTTTCGAGAGAAACCGACGGCCGAATACAAAGTCAGCATGGGCGTCTACATGGTGTCTTCGAGGGCCGTGGAGCACATACCACAAGGTGGCGCCTATGGCTTCGATCAGTTGATGCTTGATCTTCTTGCGGCCGGCAAGCCGGCCACGGTTCGAGATTTTGCAGGCTATTGGCTCGATATCGGACGGCCTGACGATTATGCCTTGGCGATCGAGCAGTTTGAATCCATGCAGTCCAGGTTCTTGAATGGTTGATGCCATCGTTACCGGTGCTGGCGGTTTTCTCGGGAGCCGTCTTGTCAGACGGCTCAAGGAGGCCGGTTTTGACGTGCTTGCGCTTGACCGAACACATGGAGATATAAGCGAAGAGCAGCTTTGGCAGGGGCTTCCCGCCGCGCGCACGCTGTTTCACCTTGCCGGCAGGACATTCGTTCCGGATAGCTGGACACAAGGCCCGAGCTTCACGGCCGCCAACGTCCTCGGAACGCAACATGCTTTGAACTGGTGCAAGCGACACAAGGCCAAACTCGTGTTCGCAAGCGCCTATGTTTACGGGGTGCCCAAGCGGCTGCCGATCCATGAAAGCGATCCGGTCAGGCCGAACAACCCCTACGCTCTTTCCAAACATCTTGCCGAACAGCTTTGTGAGTTCGCCGCCACGCACGAGCAGGTACCGGTGGTGGTATTGCGCCTCTTCAATATATACGGCTCAGGGCAGCGCCCCGAATTTCTGATACCGACGCTTCTGAACCGGATACGGACGAAGCAGGAAATACAGGTCCTGGATCTCAGTCCCCGGCGTGACTATATCTTCGTTGACGATGTCCTGAGCGCCTTTGCCAAGGCCATGGACGTCGTGGAAGGCTACCATTGCATCAATATCGGCTCCGGAATGTCGTATTCGGTGCAGGAAATAATCGACATCTTGCAAGAAGCTGCCGGCACTGATCTACCTGTAGTGTCATCTTGCACAGTTCGGCGGAATGAAATACCTGACGTGAGGGCCGATATCACGCGGGCTCGCGCCGTTCTCGGATGGCGGCCGGAATGGGATCTGCCGGCCGGGATGCGCGCGATGATGAAGGAGTCGTAAATTGAACGAACGTTACGTTCCGATCAACAAGGGCAACTACTCGATGGACACGGACGAGCGCGAAGCCGCGTTCGACAGATTCCGTGGCGAAGGGTGGGAAGCCGAATACGCGGATTACCGTCGCAAGTGGTCGGAATATGCCTTGAACCAGCATGTTTCAGACTACCCGCTGCTGGTCGATCTCGAGCTGGCGTCGATCTGCAATCTGCGTTGCCCTATGTGCTATACGATCAGCGACGAGTTCAAGAAGAGCGTCAACACGACCCGGATGGACTGGGACCTCTATTGCCGCATCATCGATGAGATCGGTGGCAAGGTTCCTGCGATCCGTCTGTCGCTGCGCGGCGAGGCGACGCTGCACAAGCGCTTCGCCGACTGTGTGCGCTATGCCAAGGACCATGGGATCAAGGAAGTCTCGACCCTCACGCACGGCTTCAAACTCAACAGAGACTATTTCGCCCAGCTCGTCGATGCCGGCATCGACTGGATCACCGTTTCGATCGACGGCACGGGTGAGACCTATGAGAAGATCCGCAAGCCGATCAAGTTCCAGGCCCTGCTCGACAAGATCAAGGACATCAAGAAGTACAAGGACGAGCGCGGTCTCCATCGTCCCGTCATCAAGGTCCAGGGCATCTGGCCGGCAATCCGGGAAAATCCGGATCTCTACTATGAAACCTTTGCGCCTCATGTGGATCTTGTCGCCTTCAATCCGCTGATTGATTATCTCGGAAACGATTCTGACGTTCAATATCTGGATAACTTTACCTGCCCTCAGCAATACCAGCGCCTCGTTATCGGCGCCGACGGGCTTGTGATGAAGTGCTCGAACGACGAGGAAAATCGCGAAGTCATTGGTGACGCGACGATGGAGACGGTACACCAGATTTGGCACGGCGAAAAAATGAATGCAGTCCGCGCCTTGCACAAAGAACCGCAGGGCTTCTTGAAAAGCGAAGTATGCCGCCGATGCTACCTGCCTCGCCTGACGGATGATGAGCCGACCGAAATCTGCGGCCGGAAAGTGATTGTCCGAAATTACGTGGATCGGGCTCAGGAAATCGGAAAATAGAGAAGCAGCCGGGAGTTGTATACCGGTCGTGTGCGGGATGACATGGCACAGAGCTGGACTGAGCTGTGCTACCGCTATTGGAACGCCGGCTGTATAGTGAATTGCGGGAGTAGCAGATGTTCCGGAACTACCGAGCTGACCGGTGTTATATTATCGCCGAAATCGGCGGGAATTTTACGACTTTTGATCAGGCAAGACGGCTGATCGACGAGGCAAAGGCGTCCGGCGTGGATGCTGTCAAGCTCCAGACTTATCGCGCAGAGACCCTGTCGAGCCGCAACGCCATGTTCGATATGGAAAACACCGGCGTTACCTCGCAATTCGAGCTTTTCCGTAAATATGAAATCGGTCACGAGCTTCACCAAGCGGTTTTCCGCTATGCCGAGGAACACGGGCTGGACTGGTTTTCGTCGCCCTCACACGAAACGGATGTCGATCTGCTGGAGAAGTGCGGGGTTGGTGCCCACAAGGTGGGCTCGGACGATGCGGTCAACATTCCCTTTCTCCGCTATCTGGCAAAAACGGGCAAGCCGATAATCCTGTCGACGGGGATGTCGACGCTCGACGAAGTTCGGGAATCCGTTGCCGCAATCAAGGAGGCAGGCAATCAGAAGCTCATTCTGCTGCACGCCATCACAAGCTATCCGACGCATCCGGAAAATGTGAACCTGCGTGCAATGCAAACGATGATGGAGGCGTTTCCGGATCTCGACGTTGGCTATTCCGACCATACGTTGACGCCGGTTGCCAGCCTTTGTGCTGCCGCGATGGGCGCACGGGTTATAGAGCGGCATTTCACCTACGATAAAGCCGCCGACGGTCCCGACCACATGCTCTCGGCCGATCCAGCAGAAATGAAATGGCTTGTGGATGCGATACGTGCGTTCGAGGTTATGAAAGGCAGTGGTCGCAAGGAACCAGCGGCAAGCGAGGCGACGACCAGGTTGAACAACCGCAAAAGCATCGTTGTCAGTCGACCGCTCAAAGCCGGTCATGTGATCTCCGCAGGCGACATCTCGGTCAAACGGCCGGGGACGGGAATCGAACCTAAACATCTCGAAACTCTTGCCGGGCGGCGACTGATCAAGGATCTGGACGGCGACGCGGTCCTCCAGTGGAGCGATCTGGCGTGACGCTTGGGATCATTATCCAGGCGCGGATGGGATCGACGCGGCTGCCGGGAAAAGTGCTCCGTGACATTTCGGGAAAGCCCCTTCTCGGACATGTCCTTGGCAGGCTTCAGTTGTTGAAGCGCCCGGCAAAGGTTGTCGTTGCGACATCGTCCACCAGTGAGAACGATATTATCGAAGCCTGGTGCCTTGAGCACGGCGTCAGCTGCTTTCGCGGCAACGAAACCGATGTTCTCGATCGTTATTTTCAGTGCGCGAGATCGCTCGGGATGTCGGATATCGTGCGGTTGACGGCAGATAATCCCTTCACTGACATCGAGGAGCTTGAGAGGTTGATCGATCTGCACCAGAAGCAGGGGTTCGACTACACGCATGCCTTTGGCCAGTTGCCTGTTGGCGTCGGCGCCGAGATATTTACCTTCGAAGCTCTATCCCGCAGCCACCGCGAGGGAAAGCTGCCGCACCATCGCGAACACGTGAATGAATACTTCACCGATTGCCCCGAACTGTTCAAGATCGGTCAGCTCGATGTGCCCCTGGCCAAAATCTCTCCGGAGCTGCGCCTGACGGTGGATACTGAGGAAGATTGGAGCCGCGCCCGTGCGCTCGCAGCGCAGGCGGGTGAGAATTGGCTCGGGACGGAAGAAGCGATCAGCCTATGTTCGTCTTCTGCATAGAAAGTTCGCATGCACGCGGCATGGGTCATCTGTTTCGATCGCTGACGCTCGCCACCGAATTGCGTTCACGCGGTCATCCGATCCGTTTTTTGGCGAACGATCATCCGAATTCATTGAGAATCATCCGGGAGCGCGGCTTTGACGTGGGGCTTTACGATCTCGTCGCCGTGACGGGTTGGGAGAAGGATTTCCTCGAAGCAAATGCTCCGTCTCCGATCTGGATCAACGACCGCCTCAATACGCAGCGGTCCCACAGCGAGACGATCAAGCGCCTGGACGCCAAGCTTGTTACCTTCGATGATCGTGGTGATGGCGCGGAACTTGCCGACATGAATATCTGCGCTCTGCTGTTCGATAACACTGAAGGTCTGAAGGGCAGGGATGTGCGGCTGGGGCCGGAGTACATGATACTCAATCCCGAGATCGCTGGGTATCGCCGAGTTCGGGAAAAGCTTGCATCGATAATTGTCACGCTCGGCGGCGCCGATACTTACGGCGTGACGGTCCGCGTCGCCAAATGGCTGAGCAGCAAGACCTTGCCCGTCACCATCGTTACAGGTCCGAGCTTTCAGCACGTGGCGGAGCTTGAAGAGGTCGTCTCGGCCGCTTCGCCGGGCCGGTTCCGGTTGCTGAACCAGGTGCCGTCGCTGGCTGCGGAGATGCATCGACATGATCTGGCCATTACCGGTGGCGGCATTACCCCGTTCGAGGCCTGCGCGGCTGGGCTGCCCTGCGTGGTGATTGCCAACGAGCCTTTTGAAATCCCCGTCGGGCGTGCGCTCGAGAAGCTGGGAGCGGCGTTTTTTGCCGGGCATCACTCGGCATTCGACCTCGGTATCCTAGAAAAGGCAATTCCCATCAGGTCTATGAGCGAGATCGCTATGACCAAGGTTGATCTTGGCGGAGTCGGGCGTGTCGCCGATTTGCTGGAAAGGCTGGCAGCATGACCATCACCGCGGTTATTCATCAGCCTGATTTTGCTTCATATCTCGGCTTTTTTCAGCGCTTCCTGAACGCCAACCTCTATATCGTTCTGGATCACGTGCAGTTCGTTCATGGTACGAGCAAAAGCTGGACGCACCGTGACAAAATAAAGACGGCACAGGGCGATCGGTGGCTCACCGTCGGAATTAGAAAGCCGAGGCTCGGCACCCCGATCAACGAGGTGGAACTGGCGCCCGGCACCGGCTGGATAGACCAAAACCTTTCCTTGCTTCGCGAAAATTATCGCAAGTCTGCCGGTTGGAGCGAGGTCTTTCCCCACGTGGAGGCCCTCTACAGCAAGCGGTTTGACCTGTTGGTCGATTTTAACATGCATTTCCTGGAGGGCATCCTGGATATGCTTGAAATCACGATGCCAACGGTGCGGTCGAGCACGTTAAACCCCGAAGGGCATAAGAACGAATTGCTTGTCGAACTGCTGCGCAAAGTGGGAGCGACGCGTTATCTCTCGGGTCTGGGCGCGCGCGACTACATGCGGCCCGAGGTGTTCGAGACAGCCGGGATCGAGATCGAATGGCAGCATTTCGTCCATCCGGTTTATCCACAGCCCTTCGGTGAGTTCATGCCCTATCTCAGCATCCTCGACACACTGCTGAATTGTGGTATTGCAGGCACGCGTGACCTGCTCTGGAGTTGCAAATGAATATTCTCGCGATCGGTGCCCATTTTGACGACGTGGAACTGGGCTGTGGCGGTGCACTGGCGCGTCACGCTGCAAACGGCGACACTGTGTATGTCTATGTCGCGACCGTATCCGGCTTTTCCAACCAATATGACCAGTCCGTCCGCAGCAGCCAGGTCGCCAGAGCCGAGGCGGATGCTGCGATGGAAATCCTTGGCGTCCAGAAAATGTTTTGCGGCGAGTTCAAAACGCTCCAGATCGAATTCGTCGATCCGCTGAATATCGAGATCCTCAAGCTCGTGCAGGATCTGAAGATCGATATGGTTTACACCCACTGGGTCGGCGACATCCATCATGACCATCTGGCCTTGTCGCGCGCATCGCTGCATAGCTGCCGCCACGTGCCGCGCCTGCTGATGTATCGCAGCAACTGGTATCATTCGACGGTCGATTTCAGGGGGAATTTCTACGTCGACATCACCTCCCATTGGAACCAGAAGGAAAAGGCGATCCTTGCCCATGAATCCGAGATGGAGCGCACCGGGCGGAAATGGGTGAGCTTCTTCCGCAATGAAGCCGAGAACGCCGGCCAGCGCATCGGTGTAAAATACGCGGAGGTTTTCGAGGTGGTAAAGTGGCTGCAGCTTTGAGGAAGATTTTGACCTTTGGCTCCATGCTGCTCCCCTATGGTGTGCATGAGCTGAAGCGCAGGCTTAAAAATCGTCACAAATTCTCTGCTGATGTCGCGAGTTCGCTGGCAGAAAATAGACAGCTTGCTGGTCTGCACGCGGGGCGGCGCTGTTTCATTTTAGGCAATGGCCCAAGCGTCAAGGGCTTGGATCTGTCGCGACTTCAGGGCGAAACCGTTATAACCGTTTCCAATGGTTACCTGCACTCCGATTTCGACAAGTTCCAGTCTCGTTATCATTGTGTTCCGCAAATTACCTACGTAACGATGACATCGGAGGATGTGATCGACTGGTTTAAAGAGATGCATTCGCACTTGGGCGGCGCGGAACTGTTTCTCAGTTCCACAGAAGCCGAGCTGGTTCGAAAACACAATCTGTTTTCAGGGCGAACGGTCCGGTATCTCGTGCTGGGCGAAAGCTTCGACGAAAGACCATCCGTGGAAATCGTCGATATCTCCAAACCGGTGCCCCGTGTCGATTCGGTGCCGGTGATGGCCTTGATGATAGCGATGTATCTCGGTTTCAAGGAGATCATCCTGCTCGGCGTCGACCACGATCGTTTCCTGTCAACAAGTTACGAATACGCGTTCGAACTCAAGGTGCAAAAAGGAAAAGATTTCACCGTAAATGCGGACGGCAGCCCGACAATGAGCCGTCACGACGACTTTCAGCAGGCGGCGCGGCTGTGGCGCCAATATCGAGCCATCGCAAATATCGCGAGAGCGAATGATATCGGCATCTTCAATTCCACCCCCGGTGGGGCGCTGGACGAATTTGAGCGACGGCCTTTCCAGGCTTGGTTTGAAGAATGAGGCGGCTTAATTTTTCGCTCCCGGGAATCCACTGTTTGCTTGAGGTGACGCGGGAATCGCCGCAAGCGCGCGAACGGGAGATCCGGACCGAATTCCGGCGGCACAACATCGTTTTCGACGGACCTTACGATGATTGGCGTTCGGCAATGGCAGATTCAGCCGGCTATGATGCGCCGGTTATTCTTGCAAAAGCCGTGGAAGCGACGCGCGCGGTCGTTCAGGGCCGTGCCTCATATGAGCGGGATACTGTCATCTTCAAGGAAAGACGCTACTCGCATCCGCTGCTTGCCTGGCTTCTCTATGTTGCATCCAGATCCGATCGTCGTTTGAGGGTGGTCGATTTCGGGGGCGCGTTGGGAAGTTCCTATTTCCAACACCGTTCGAAACTGGTTCATCTCGCGGAATTGAAATGGTGCGTAGTCGAGCAGCCTCATTTTGCAGACGCAGGGCGAACAGAATTTGAAGACGGGGTCCTGAGCTTTTCTCAAAGCCTCGAAGAGGCAATCGAGCTTGTGAATCCCCACATCGTTCTGCTCTCTGGTGTGCTCCAGTATCTTGAATATCCTCACGAGTATCTTGAGAGCCTTCTTTCGAAAGGCGTCAAGTTCATCCTTGTTGACAGAACAAGCGCGCAGTTCGATGTCGCCGAAGTCCCTTTTGTGCAGCATGTGCCGGAACGCATCTATCGCGCGAGCTACCCGGTATGGTTCTTGAACGCGAATGAATTGCAGGATCACTTCGCGAGGCATGGCTACGAGGTGCTGGATAGTTTTCAGCCCGCCGGGACATTCGGAATAGCAACACCGCCACCCTTGCAGGAATTAAAGCGTTGGGGCATTGGCGTTACGCCAGCTCAGGGACAATACGAATGGTCTTATTCTGGCTGGTTTCTTGAGAGGCGGGAAATTTAACGATGCGCGTTAACGTCATTATCCCTGTCTTCAATCGTCTGGAAGACACTCGGAAGGTGTTGGAGGCTCTCAGGAGACAAACTCTCGTCGACGCGTTGACAATTGTCGTTGTCAACGACGGTTCGACCGATGGAACGGCAGAATACCTGCAGGCGCAGGGCGATGTGGTCGAAATCCGAGGCGACGGCAATCTTTGGTGGGGGGGGGCCATCGCGGAAGGACTGAAACACGTCCTTCCGTCCTGTCAGGCTGAAGATTATATCCTACTTCTGAACAATGACACATGGTTCGACGGGAATTATGTTGAAACCCTGGTGCAAACTTCCAAGGCGAATGGCGAAGCCGCCGTCGGAAGCGTTATCCATGAAGAGGAGAAAGACCCACCTATTGTCAGTATAGGACCTCGGATCAACATCAACAGGTTCGCGATTTGGGATCTCCTTTCGGAATTAAGCAAAGCGCAACAACGGTCGCCGGACAGCCAATACCGCGTAGATGCATTGAGCGGTCGCGGTACTCTCTATCCAGCCCTGTTGTTTCGGAAATATGGCGGTGCGCGACCACGCCTTCTGCCGCACTACATGGCCGATTATGAAATCGCCATGCGCTTCGCCCGCGCTGGAGTGCCTCTGATCGTCAGCACAAAAGCAATCATCTATTCGCCTCCAGTATATGGAAACGACGTCTCCAGGCTTTCATGGAAAAAACGACTGTTTGGCAGGCGCTCTCCCCACAATGTGTTTCAACGCCTGATCTTCTATTCGCTTGTCGGTTCACCGGTGCAGAGATTGACCGCACCTTTCCGCATGGCCTATTTCTTCTGCGCTCGTGTCCTTTTAGGAAGCATGACATCCAGGTTTAAAAAATTTGCCTTTTCCTTTGTGCGTGCAAGGCGGCTTCGCGAACTGAGACGTCACGGAGTAAGCGTTGGCCGTGATGTTGTGCTCTATGGCGCCCCTCTGTTGCAACGGCATCCTGACAGTGAGATTCACCTCGATGATCGCGTTGTCCTATGTTCTGATTCACGATTTACAGCGCTAGCTCTCAATCATCCGGTGAAGATAGCGACCATTCGCGCCGGATCGAAGATCAGCATTGGCGCAGACAGTGGGATCAGTGGTGCAACCATCGTCTCGGCTGTACGGATTTCGATCGGCGCGGAAGTGCTGATGGGAGCCAATGTAACGATTTTCGACACGGACTTTCATCCAATACGTCCGGAAGGGCGCCGTCATTCGGATGTCGAGGCGGATATAAAGACAGCACCAGTGCACATTGGCGACAATGTGTTCATTGGTACCAATGCCCTCATCCTGCGTGGCACAGAAATAGGACGTGATAGCATTGTCGCTGCGGGTGCGGTCGTCCGGGGAAATTTCCCCGCAGGGGCGATAATTGCCGGGAACCCGGCAAAGGTTGTAGGTAGTGTCTATACAACATCCCAGGAACGTCCTGGTAGCCAACCAGACGGTGAACATGAAAATAGCAATATTTGACACATATTACGCACGTTTTCTGAGCCAATTCTATGCGCAGCGGCCACAGCTGCGAAAATCGGCCTCGCCAGAACAGACGAAAGCGTTGTTGGCTGCTGCGTTCGGCACGTCTGATTTCTATTCGCGCCACCTCACGGAGCTTGGCTGCGACGTCATCGATATTATCGGCAATTGTGTCCCGCTTCAGTCGGCCTGGGCGCAAGAAAACAACGAACCATTCAGCGCTTGGGCAATGAAATTGCCGCATCGATTTTTCAGGCTGCCTTATATCGGCGCACGCCTGGCGGCGCTCCCCGGCTTGCTGGAGGTCGCGATGGCCCGGGTTCGAACATTCAAGCCGGATGTGCTCTACTGTCAGGATCTCAGCTTCTTTCCGCCGCATGCCTTGGCGGAGTTGAAAAAGACCGTGCCTCTGATTGTCGGGCAGATCGCTTGTCCCCTGCCGCCGGATGGGTTTCTGCGGCCCTATGATCTTATTCTGACGTCTTTCCCCCATTTCGTGCCTCGTTTTCACGAGATGGGGATAAAGTCCGAATATTTCAGGATCGGCTTCGATACCCGGGTGCTCGATATCCTCGGCAATGTCCCACGCGATGTGCCGGTGAGCTTCGTCGGCGGCATAAGCCGCCATCACGGCAAGGCCGTCCCCTTGCTCGAACATCTTGCCGATACCACGCCGATACAGTTTTTCGGCTACGGCGCGAAGACGCTCCCGCGTTCTTCGCCGATTCGCAAACGTCACAATGGCGAAGTCTGGGGCCCGGATATGTATCGCGCGCTGGCTCGCAGCCGGATCACTATCAACCGGCACATCAATGTTGCCGAAAACAATGCCAATAACATGCGGCTTTATGAGGCGACCGGTGTCGGATCGCTGCTGATAACCGACAGGAAAGACAATCTCGGCGAAATTTTCGACGTCGGCAGGGAGGTGGTCGCCTATTCCAGTCCTGAGGAAGCGACAGAACTCGTCCGCTATTATATAGACCACCCCGACGAAGCCGATGCTATCGCAAAGGCCGGCCAGGCAAGGACGCTGAAGGACCACACTTACAAGTCGAGAATGGAAGAATTGGTGCCGATCCTCGAACGATATCTGGAGAAACAGGGCTGATGTCGTTTCTGCGCGCGAGTCTCAATCGCTTTCCGGGGGTGAAGAGCCGGTTAAAGCGATTGCGTGAACGGCTGTTGCCGGCGACATCGGTATCCTCCCACTATGTCGAGATTGATTCAGCGCGGCGTGACAGCGAAAGCTCGCGCCTTGCCGCATCCTGGAAAGCGAGTGATCTGCCCGCCCGTCAGAGAGCCCTCGTCGAGCGCCAGCTGAAGGAATATCGCAGCGGCGCTTCCATTGACGTATTCGATGTTTTTACCGCTGCGCTGCGTA of Rhizobium sp. BT04 contains these proteins:
- a CDS encoding ABC transporter ATP-binding protein, producing MNDIVIRAEHVSKLYRLGVINHGTLYRDLQSWWARWRNLPDPNVSVSDFTSYRGKPSRLKGDIFHALDDVSFEVGHGEIVGIIGRNGAGKSTLLKVMSRITMPNSGFIGIRGRIASLLEVGTGFHPELTGRENVYLNGAILGMSRSEVRSKFDEIVEFAEIGEFIDTPVKRYSSGMYVRLAFSVAAHLEPEILLVDEVLAVGDVNFQNKCMGRMQEVTKAGRTIIFVSHNMTAISSICPKSILMADGKVAAMGDTADVIKAYLDRPEFGGAAVYSVNPEDVDGKAVICRVAVLNEKDEVSGTVELSKGFSVEVEYELREPLSGLSVGMQIKMEDGYTTLVSLSDPELDVGRLDARPAGYYRARVKFPGCLLNTGTFYVRLGISSRFSIYSVAEGIRFDVEDNVGIIQMLGQQRKPSISAIQLPWEVEKVFLRDAEGVLK
- a CDS encoding NAD-dependent 4,6-dehydratase LegB, yielding MKKALVTGADGFIGSHLVETLVRSGVEVRALCQYNSFSSWGWLDQSEHRGQFEVILGDVRDPSQMRAVAKGVDTVFHLAALIAIPYSYQAPSSYIDTNVHGTLNVLQGALDAGVGRVIQTSTSEVYGTARFVPISESHPLQAQSPYSASKIGADAIAYSYHSSFDLPVTVARPFNTFGPRQSARAVIPTVISQLLSGRRTLKLGALSPTRDFNFVQDTCDGFLALAACDQAVGQTVNIGSGGEISIGDTVQLIADIIGVDIEIECDEQRLRPANSEVERLCCDNSLIKSLTGFSPRYSLEDGLKATIDWLRQPQNLARYKADIFNV
- a CDS encoding nucleotidyltransferase family protein, translated to MSRRAVILAGGMGTRLRPYTVVLPKPLMPIGDYPILEVIIRQLISGGFQHITLAVNHQAELIKAFFQDGDKWGVRIDYSLEDEPLGTMGPLRLIKDLPENFLVMNGDILTDLNYADFHDAHVRDGNIFTISSKTRQHRIDYGVLDTSEAGLLTGFREKPTAEYKVSMGVYMVSSRAVEHIPQGGAYGFDQLMLDLLAAGKPATVRDFAGYWLDIGRPDDYALAIEQFESMQSRFLNG
- a CDS encoding NAD(P)-dependent oxidoreductase; translated protein: MVDAIVTGAGGFLGSRLVRRLKEAGFDVLALDRTHGDISEEQLWQGLPAARTLFHLAGRTFVPDSWTQGPSFTAANVLGTQHALNWCKRHKAKLVFASAYVYGVPKRLPIHESDPVRPNNPYALSKHLAEQLCEFAATHEQVPVVVLRLFNIYGSGQRPEFLIPTLLNRIRTKQEIQVLDLSPRRDYIFVDDVLSAFAKAMDVVEGYHCINIGSGMSYSVQEIIDILQEAAGTDLPVVSSCTVRRNEIPDVRADITRARAVLGWRPEWDLPAGMRAMMKES
- a CDS encoding radical SAM/SPASM domain-containing protein — its product is MNERYVPINKGNYSMDTDEREAAFDRFRGEGWEAEYADYRRKWSEYALNQHVSDYPLLVDLELASICNLRCPMCYTISDEFKKSVNTTRMDWDLYCRIIDEIGGKVPAIRLSLRGEATLHKRFADCVRYAKDHGIKEVSTLTHGFKLNRDYFAQLVDAGIDWITVSIDGTGETYEKIRKPIKFQALLDKIKDIKKYKDERGLHRPVIKVQGIWPAIRENPDLYYETFAPHVDLVAFNPLIDYLGNDSDVQYLDNFTCPQQYQRLVIGADGLVMKCSNDEENREVIGDATMETVHQIWHGEKMNAVRALHKEPQGFLKSEVCRRCYLPRLTDDEPTEICGRKVIVRNYVDRAQEIGK
- a CDS encoding N-acetylneuraminate synthase family protein translates to MFRNYRADRCYIIAEIGGNFTTFDQARRLIDEAKASGVDAVKLQTYRAETLSSRNAMFDMENTGVTSQFELFRKYEIGHELHQAVFRYAEEHGLDWFSSPSHETDVDLLEKCGVGAHKVGSDDAVNIPFLRYLAKTGKPIILSTGMSTLDEVRESVAAIKEAGNQKLILLHAITSYPTHPENVNLRAMQTMMEAFPDLDVGYSDHTLTPVASLCAAAMGARVIERHFTYDKAADGPDHMLSADPAEMKWLVDAIRAFEVMKGSGRKEPAASEATTRLNNRKSIVVSRPLKAGHVISAGDISVKRPGTGIEPKHLETLAGRRLIKDLDGDAVLQWSDLA
- a CDS encoding glycosyltransferase family protein → MTLGIIIQARMGSTRLPGKVLRDISGKPLLGHVLGRLQLLKRPAKVVVATSSTSENDIIEAWCLEHGVSCFRGNETDVLDRYFQCARSLGMSDIVRLTADNPFTDIEELERLIDLHQKQGFDYTHAFGQLPVGVGAEIFTFEALSRSHREGKLPHHREHVNEYFTDCPELFKIGQLDVPLAKISPELRLTVDTEEDWSRARALAAQAGENWLGTEEAISLCSSSA
- a CDS encoding PseG/SpsG family protein — its product is MFVFCIESSHARGMGHLFRSLTLATELRSRGHPIRFLANDHPNSLRIIRERGFDVGLYDLVAVTGWEKDFLEANAPSPIWINDRLNTQRSHSETIKRLDAKLVTFDDRGDGAELADMNICALLFDNTEGLKGRDVRLGPEYMILNPEIAGYRRVREKLASIIVTLGGADTYGVTVRVAKWLSSKTLPVTIVTGPSFQHVAELEEVVSAASPGRFRLLNQVPSLAAEMHRHDLAITGGGITPFEACAAGLPCVVIANEPFEIPVGRALEKLGAAFFAGHHSAFDLGILEKAIPIRSMSEIAMTKVDLGGVGRVADLLERLAA